In Tenrec ecaudatus isolate mTenEca1 chromosome 5, mTenEca1.hap1, whole genome shotgun sequence, the following are encoded in one genomic region:
- the VHL gene encoding von Hippel-Lindau disease tumor suppressor isoform X3 has translation MPGKAGNLEEAEAGAEEYGPEEYGREDSGAEDSGPEDSDAEESGAEADMEAERPRPVLRSVNSREPSQVIFCNRSPRVVLPVWLNFDGEPQPYPTLPPGTGRRIHSYRGHLWLFRDAGTYDGLLVNQTELFVPSLNVDGQPIFANITLPVYTLKERCLQVVRNLVRPENYRKLDIVRSLYEDLEDHPDVRKDLERLTQEHIAHQHTEGDTDMMH, from the exons ATGCCCGGGAAGGCGGGGAACTTGGAGGAGGCGGAAGCCGGCGCCGAGGAGTACGGCCCGGAAGAGTACGGTCGGGAGGACTCGGGCGCCGAGGACTCGGGCCCGGAGGACTCGGACGCGGAGGAGTCGGGCGCCGAGGCGGACATGGAGGCGGAGCGGCCGCGGCCGGTGTTGCGCTCGGTGAACTCTCGCGAGCCGTCCCAGGTCATCTTCTGCAACCGCAGCCCGCGCGTCGTGCTGCCCGTGTGGCTCAACTTCGACGGCGAGCCGCAGCCCTACCCGACGCTGCCGCCGGGCACGGGCCGCCGCATCCACAGCTACCGAG GTCACCTTTGGCTCTTCAGAGATGCAGGCACTTACGATGGGCTTCTGGTTAACCAAACGGAATTGTTTGTGCCATCTCTCAATGTTGATGGACAGCCTATTTTTGCCAACATCACACTGCCAG TGTACACCCTGAAAGAGCGCTGCCTCCAGGTGGTTCGCAACCTGGTCCGACCTGAGAACTACAGGAAGCTGGACATTGTCAGATCGCTCTACGAAGACCTAGAAGACCACCCAGACGTGAGGAAAGACCTGGAGCGGCTGACGCAGGAGCATATTGCGCATCAGCACACGGAAGGGGACACAGACATGATGCATTGA